Proteins found in one Herbiconiux sp. A18JL235 genomic segment:
- the treY gene encoding malto-oligosyltrehalose synthase, which translates to MRMPRSTYRLQLTADFTLWDAARLVPYLKRLGADWVYLSPILQAEHGSQHGYDVTDHSRVDEERGGPDGLRALSTAAHEAGLGVLVDIVPNHVGVATPSQNPWWWDLLKHGRGSRYAEAFDVDWDAGGGRLRIPVLGDDSLDALTLERAGAGAGGEPVLAYYDHRYPIAPGTADDGADAETVHSRQHYELMNWRRESTDLNYRRFFAVSSLAAVRVEEPWVFDESHAEIKRWFDEGLVDGLRVDHPDGLADPGGYLERLAELTGGAYVLIEKILEGDEPLEPDWPSAGTTGYDALAVIDRVFVDPEGEAALDALDRELRLASGLPVESYAEMIHGTKRGIADGILQAEVRRIVRDLERAGGLPTATDTAVVRDAVAELLACFPVYRSYLPEGREKLDEALELALGHRPELEGVLRETAEALGRTGTAPSIRFQQTSGMVMAKGVEDTAFYRYTRLTSLTEVGADPDHFAVTVPEFHEAQRRRLETLPGSMTTLSTHDTKRAEDARARISVLAELAEGWGGALAKIRSQLPLGDGPFENLLWQAIVGTWPISEQRAKAYAVKASREAGVSTGWLDPSDEFERRFEAAIEQVYSDPVARGLVESVVATITDAGRCNSLSAKLVQLTTTGVPDVYQGSELWDFSLVDPDNRRPVDFGERSDLLEHQDAGEAPAVDELGAAKLLVVSVALRLRRDRPELFTGYRGLEAAGPAASHLIAFDRGGAITVATRLPIGLARSGGWRDTTLDLPTARNGYVDALTGRLVGAGPVSVSDLLFHYPVALLQRIDDED; encoded by the coding sequence ATGCGCATGCCCCGGTCGACCTATCGCCTCCAGCTCACCGCCGACTTCACCCTCTGGGATGCGGCGCGACTGGTTCCCTACCTGAAGCGCCTCGGCGCCGACTGGGTGTATCTCTCGCCCATCCTGCAGGCCGAGCACGGCTCGCAGCACGGATACGACGTGACGGACCACTCCCGCGTCGACGAGGAGCGCGGCGGCCCCGACGGGCTCCGCGCCCTCTCGACAGCGGCCCACGAGGCGGGCCTCGGGGTGCTGGTCGACATCGTCCCGAACCATGTGGGAGTGGCGACGCCGTCGCAGAACCCCTGGTGGTGGGACCTGCTGAAGCACGGAAGGGGATCCCGCTACGCCGAAGCCTTCGACGTGGACTGGGATGCCGGAGGCGGGAGGCTGCGCATCCCGGTGCTCGGCGACGACTCGCTCGACGCGCTCACCCTCGAGCGCGCCGGCGCCGGCGCCGGCGGCGAGCCGGTGCTCGCCTACTACGACCACCGCTATCCGATCGCGCCCGGCACCGCCGACGACGGCGCCGACGCCGAGACGGTGCACTCCAGGCAGCACTACGAGCTGATGAACTGGCGGCGGGAGAGCACCGACCTCAACTACCGCCGTTTCTTCGCGGTCTCCTCCCTCGCCGCCGTGCGGGTGGAGGAGCCGTGGGTGTTCGACGAGTCGCACGCCGAGATCAAGCGCTGGTTCGACGAGGGCCTCGTCGACGGGCTCCGCGTCGACCACCCCGACGGTCTCGCCGACCCGGGCGGGTACCTCGAGCGGCTCGCGGAGCTCACCGGCGGCGCCTACGTGCTCATCGAGAAGATCCTCGAGGGCGACGAGCCGCTCGAACCCGACTGGCCATCGGCCGGCACCACCGGCTACGACGCCCTCGCCGTGATCGACCGGGTGTTCGTCGACCCCGAGGGCGAAGCGGCGCTCGACGCCCTCGACCGCGAGCTGCGGCTCGCGAGCGGCCTGCCGGTCGAGAGCTATGCCGAGATGATCCACGGCACCAAGCGCGGCATCGCCGACGGCATCCTGCAGGCCGAGGTGAGGCGCATCGTGCGCGACCTCGAACGAGCGGGCGGCCTGCCCACCGCCACCGACACCGCCGTGGTCCGCGATGCGGTGGCCGAGCTGCTCGCCTGCTTCCCCGTCTACCGCTCCTACCTCCCCGAGGGGCGCGAGAAGCTCGACGAGGCGCTCGAGCTCGCTCTCGGGCACCGGCCAGAGCTCGAGGGCGTGCTGCGGGAGACCGCGGAGGCGCTCGGTCGCACGGGCACGGCTCCGAGCATCCGGTTCCAGCAGACCTCGGGCATGGTGATGGCGAAGGGCGTCGAAGACACCGCCTTCTACCGCTACACGCGGCTCACCTCCCTCACCGAGGTGGGGGCCGACCCCGACCACTTCGCCGTGACCGTGCCCGAGTTCCACGAGGCGCAGAGGCGCCGGCTCGAGACACTACCCGGCAGCATGACGACGCTGTCGACCCACGACACGAAGCGGGCGGAGGATGCCAGGGCCCGCATCTCGGTGCTGGCTGAGCTGGCCGAAGGCTGGGGCGGGGCTCTGGCGAAGATCCGTTCTCAGCTCCCGCTCGGCGACGGCCCGTTCGAGAACCTGCTCTGGCAGGCGATCGTGGGCACCTGGCCCATCTCCGAGCAGCGGGCGAAGGCCTACGCGGTGAAGGCCTCTCGCGAGGCGGGCGTCTCGACCGGGTGGCTCGACCCTTCCGACGAGTTCGAGCGCCGATTCGAAGCGGCGATCGAGCAGGTGTACTCCGACCCGGTGGCGCGGGGTCTGGTCGAGAGCGTGGTGGCCACGATCACGGATGCGGGACGCTGCAATTCGCTGTCCGCCAAGCTGGTGCAGCTCACCACGACCGGCGTGCCCGACGTCTATCAGGGCAGCGAGCTCTGGGACTTCTCCCTGGTCGACCCCGACAACCGCAGACCCGTCGACTTCGGTGAGCGCTCCGACCTGCTCGAGCACCAGGACGCCGGGGAGGCGCCTGCCGTCGACGAGCTCGGTGCCGCCAAGCTGCTCGTGGTGTCGGTCGCTCTGCGGCTGCGCCGCGACCGGCCGGAGCTGTTCACCGGTTACCGCGGGCTCGAGGCCGCGGGCCCGGCCGCATCGCACCTCATCGCCTTCGATCGCGGCGGCGCGATCACGGTCGCCACCCGCTTGCCGATCGGGCTCGCCCGAAGCGGCGGCTGGCGCGACACCACGCTCGACCTGCCGACGGCACGCAACGGGTACGTCGACGCCCTCACCGGCAGGCTCGTGGGCGCCGGGCCCGTCAGTGTGAGCGACCTGCTGTTCCATTATCCGGTCGCGCTGCTGCAGCGCATCGACGACGAGGACTGA
- the treZ gene encoding malto-oligosyltrehalose trehalohydrolase, producing the protein MTENDFAVWAPRPARVELLLREAGSGVGAGAARIRTVPLQKSDDGWWRPEAGTVTWKAGLDYGYLLDGKGPYPDPRSRRQPEGVHGLSRTDDPSVFEWRDDSWAGLPADRAVIYELHVGTFTPKGTLGSARKRLDHLRSIGVTHVELLPVNGFNGVHNWGYDGVAWFTVHEAYGGPEGYRTFVDACHAAGLGVIQDVVYNHLGPSGNYLPLFGPYLDDGSSNTWGTSVNLDHDGSAEVRRFILDNALMWLRDYHVDGLRLDAVHALVDDGPVHLLAELSAEVEELSASTGVPRMLIAESDLNDPVMFRARDDDGYGLDGQWSDDFHHAVHVNLTGETTGYYADFDSVGALAKVLTKGFFHDGTYSSFRERDHGVELDRAATAPWRLVVASQNHDQIGNRAIGDRLTATLGLDDLAIAAALTLLGPFTPMLFMGEEWAASTPWQFFTSHPEPELGEATAKGRIAEFARMGWDESVVPDPQDPETFARSKLDWHELDDPAHPEHRAMLEVYRALARVRATLPPGDEVRLAEISVEFSEEERWLVLTRPAITLVVNFSDEPRALETIAPGTGEVLVDTHALLHPAPPSRHAGRPLDVAPHSVIVTALP; encoded by the coding sequence ATGACCGAGAACGACTTCGCCGTGTGGGCGCCCCGACCGGCGCGGGTGGAGCTGCTGCTGCGCGAAGCGGGCAGCGGTGTGGGCGCGGGAGCCGCGCGCATCCGCACCGTGCCTCTGCAGAAGAGCGACGACGGATGGTGGCGGCCGGAGGCGGGCACCGTGACGTGGAAGGCGGGTCTCGACTACGGCTACCTGCTCGACGGCAAGGGTCCCTACCCCGACCCACGCTCGCGCCGGCAGCCCGAGGGCGTTCACGGCCTCTCGCGCACCGACGACCCCTCGGTGTTCGAGTGGCGCGACGACTCGTGGGCGGGCCTCCCCGCCGACCGTGCAGTCATCTACGAGCTGCACGTCGGCACCTTCACCCCGAAGGGAACCCTCGGCTCGGCGCGCAAGCGTCTCGACCACTTGCGCTCGATCGGGGTCACCCACGTCGAACTGCTGCCCGTGAACGGCTTCAACGGCGTGCACAACTGGGGGTACGACGGTGTCGCCTGGTTCACGGTGCATGAGGCCTACGGCGGCCCGGAGGGGTACCGCACCTTCGTCGACGCCTGCCACGCGGCGGGGCTCGGCGTCATCCAAGACGTCGTGTACAACCACCTCGGCCCGAGCGGCAACTACCTCCCGCTCTTCGGCCCCTACCTCGACGACGGCTCGAGCAACACCTGGGGCACCAGCGTCAACCTCGACCACGACGGCAGCGCGGAGGTGCGCCGCTTCATCCTCGACAACGCGCTGATGTGGCTGCGCGACTACCACGTCGACGGCCTGCGGCTGGATGCGGTGCACGCGCTGGTCGACGACGGCCCCGTGCACCTGCTGGCCGAGCTCTCGGCCGAGGTGGAGGAGCTGTCGGCCTCGACCGGGGTGCCGCGGATGCTCATCGCCGAGTCGGATCTCAACGACCCGGTGATGTTCCGGGCGCGCGACGACGACGGATACGGACTCGACGGGCAGTGGAGCGACGACTTCCACCACGCCGTGCACGTCAACCTCACCGGGGAGACCACGGGCTACTACGCCGACTTCGACTCGGTGGGGGCCCTCGCCAAGGTGCTCACGAAGGGGTTCTTCCACGACGGCACCTACTCCAGCTTCCGTGAGCGCGACCACGGCGTCGAGCTCGACCGGGCGGCGACGGCGCCCTGGCGGCTCGTGGTCGCGTCGCAGAACCACGACCAGATCGGCAACCGGGCGATCGGTGACCGGCTGACGGCGACCCTCGGTCTCGACGACCTCGCCATCGCGGCAGCGCTCACCCTGCTCGGCCCGTTCACGCCCATGCTCTTCATGGGCGAGGAGTGGGCGGCGTCGACCCCGTGGCAGTTCTTCACCTCGCATCCGGAGCCCGAGCTCGGCGAGGCCACGGCGAAGGGCCGCATCGCCGAGTTCGCGCGCATGGGCTGGGACGAGAGTGTCGTTCCCGACCCGCAAGACCCCGAGACCTTCGCTCGTTCGAAGCTCGACTGGCACGAGCTCGACGACCCCGCGCATCCGGAGCACCGGGCGATGCTCGAGGTCTACCGGGCACTCGCGCGGGTGCGTGCGACGCTTCCACCCGGCGACGAAGTGCGGCTGGCGGAGATCTCGGTGGAGTTCAGTGAGGAGGAGCGCTGGCTGGTGCTGACGCGGCCCGCCATCACCCTCGTGGTGAACTTCTCCGACGAACCGCGCGCCCTCGAGACCATCGCTCCGGGCACCGGCGAGGTGCTCGTCGACACCCATGCCCTCCTGCACCCCGCTCCTCCGTCGCGGCACGCCGGGCGCCCCCTCGACGTCGCCCCCCACAGCGTGATCGTCACGGCCCTCCCCTAG
- the dinB gene encoding DNA polymerase IV gives MEPSPPILHVDMDAFFASVELLERPELMGKPVIVGGRSARAVVTSATYEARAYGVHSAMPVGAALRLCPKAVVLEPHMERYRDASRQVMALFREVTPLVEPLSIDEAFLDVSGARRLLGESDVIATALRARVLAETGLTCSVGVAPTKYMAKLASGRAKPDGMLVIRPSEVLAYLHPLPVRALWGVGGKTAEHLERYGLMTVGELAAAPLGTVVAAVGEAAGTRLHELANGIDPREVVTTSQEKSVGHERTFDVDERSPEVLRRELLHQSNRVAARLRAAGLVGKTVALKLRFSDFTTISRSRTLGEHTDLGKRIYDEVSSVFEAAWKDGAPVRLIGVRVEQLTEAGETLHQPSLWADETVPSEGWHDAERTIDKVAARFGTDILRPASLMRSPASGETAERNGTRR, from the coding sequence ATGGAGCCCAGTCCGCCCATCCTGCACGTCGACATGGATGCGTTCTTCGCCTCCGTCGAACTGCTCGAGCGGCCCGAGCTCATGGGCAAGCCGGTGATCGTCGGGGGGCGCTCGGCGCGCGCCGTGGTGACGAGCGCCACCTACGAGGCGCGCGCGTACGGCGTGCACTCCGCGATGCCCGTCGGCGCCGCACTGAGGCTGTGCCCGAAGGCCGTCGTGCTCGAGCCGCACATGGAGCGCTACCGCGACGCGTCGCGCCAGGTGATGGCGCTGTTCCGCGAGGTCACGCCGCTCGTCGAGCCGCTCAGCATCGACGAGGCCTTCCTCGACGTGTCGGGTGCCAGGCGGCTGCTCGGCGAGTCCGACGTCATCGCTACGGCCTTGCGGGCGCGGGTGCTCGCCGAGACCGGGCTCACCTGCTCGGTGGGCGTGGCCCCCACGAAGTACATGGCGAAGCTCGCCTCCGGGAGGGCGAAGCCCGACGGCATGCTCGTCATCCGCCCGTCGGAGGTGCTGGCGTACCTGCATCCGCTTCCCGTGCGGGCGCTCTGGGGTGTGGGCGGTAAGACCGCCGAGCACCTCGAGCGTTACGGCCTCATGACGGTCGGCGAGCTCGCCGCCGCCCCGCTCGGCACGGTGGTGGCCGCCGTCGGCGAGGCCGCCGGCACGCGACTGCACGAGCTGGCGAACGGCATCGACCCGCGCGAGGTCGTGACCACCTCGCAGGAGAAGAGCGTCGGGCACGAGCGCACCTTCGACGTCGACGAGCGCTCGCCCGAGGTGCTGCGCCGCGAACTGCTGCACCAGTCGAACCGGGTCGCCGCGCGGCTGCGTGCCGCCGGGCTCGTGGGCAAGACGGTGGCGCTGAAGCTCCGCTTCTCCGACTTCACCACCATTTCGCGCTCGCGCACCCTCGGCGAGCACACCGACCTCGGCAAGCGCATCTACGACGAGGTGTCGAGCGTGTTCGAGGCCGCCTGGAAGGACGGCGCCCCCGTCAGGCTCATCGGCGTGCGCGTCGAGCAGCTCACCGAGGCGGGCGAGACGCTCCACCAACCCTCGCTCTGGGCCGATGAGACGGTGCCCTCCGAAGGGTGGCACGACGCCGAGCGCACCATCGACAAGGTGGCCGCGCGCTTCGGCACCGACATCCTGCGCCCCGCCTCCCTCATGCGCTCACCCGCCTCCGGCGAGACCGCGGAGCGCAACGGCACCCGCCGCTAG
- a CDS encoding alpha/beta hydrolase — protein MNALLDLGILSGPLVIAVYLLAAAACVLLVVRRPGPRWTRRAWLVTAAVAAVVGALLGLGLTWLLSDQLDLFGAVLTPVVRTWIAVGFAAIAVAAASLWHPRPLRGVAASLAIVLFAATTAMSINIDFGQYPTVRSALGLSAFAGNALPSFGPDGSPTDSASGGGADSTAALADWTPPAGMPAQGSVSSVTIPATASGFKARPAVVYLPPAALTANPPKLPVLIMMSGQPGTPDDPLTTDHLQQSLDAYAAAHKGLAPIVVSPDQLTDPAVNPMCVDSPIGNSATYLTVDVPNWIRANLPVLPSPTYWGIGGLSQGGTCSIQLGAAHPELFSAIIDASGEEFPTLGDEQKTIDQGFGGDAAAYAAAHPAAIMAAKAPYTGTIAVFGVGSADDAFKPGVQRLYADAKAAGMDATYIEVPGSAHDATTWSSVFQQGLGIVADHWGLDR, from the coding sequence GTGAACGCTCTCCTCGACCTCGGCATCCTCTCCGGGCCGCTCGTCATCGCCGTCTACCTGCTCGCGGCCGCGGCGTGCGTGCTGCTCGTCGTGCGCCGACCCGGCCCGCGCTGGACCCGCCGCGCGTGGCTGGTCACGGCTGCCGTCGCCGCGGTCGTCGGGGCACTCCTCGGCCTCGGGCTGACCTGGCTGCTCTCCGATCAGCTCGACCTGTTCGGCGCCGTGCTCACGCCGGTCGTGCGCACCTGGATCGCGGTGGGCTTCGCCGCCATCGCCGTCGCCGCGGCCTCGCTCTGGCACCCCCGGCCGCTCCGCGGCGTCGCCGCGTCGCTCGCCATCGTGCTCTTCGCCGCCACGACGGCCATGTCGATCAACATCGACTTCGGGCAGTACCCGACGGTGCGCAGCGCACTCGGCCTCAGCGCCTTCGCGGGCAACGCGCTGCCGAGCTTCGGCCCCGACGGCTCGCCCACCGACTCCGCCTCGGGCGGCGGGGCCGACTCGACGGCTGCCCTCGCCGACTGGACACCGCCGGCCGGCATGCCCGCGCAGGGCTCGGTGAGCTCGGTGACCATCCCGGCCACCGCATCCGGCTTCAAGGCCCGCCCCGCCGTGGTCTACCTGCCGCCGGCGGCGCTCACCGCCAACCCGCCGAAGCTGCCCGTGCTCATCATGATGTCGGGGCAGCCCGGCACCCCCGACGACCCGCTGACCACCGATCACCTGCAGCAGAGCCTCGACGCCTACGCCGCGGCCCACAAGGGTCTCGCCCCGATCGTGGTCTCGCCCGACCAGCTCACCGACCCGGCCGTGAACCCGATGTGCGTCGACTCGCCGATCGGCAACTCGGCGACCTACCTCACCGTCGACGTGCCGAACTGGATCCGCGCCAACCTCCCGGTGCTCCCCTCCCCCACCTACTGGGGAATCGGCGGGCTATCCCAGGGCGGCACCTGCTCCATCCAGCTCGGGGCCGCGCATCCGGAGCTGTTCAGCGCCATCATCGACGCCTCGGGCGAGGAGTTCCCCACCCTCGGCGACGAGCAGAAGACCATCGACCAAGGCTTCGGAGGGGACGCGGCCGCGTACGCCGCCGCGCATCCCGCGGCCATCATGGCGGCGAAGGCCCCCTACACCGGCACCATCGCGGTGTTCGGTGTGGGCAGCGCCGACGACGCCTTCAAGCCGGGCGTGCAGCGCCTGTACGCCGACGCGAAGGCCGCGGGCATGGACGCCACCTACATCGAGGTTCCCGGCAGCGCCCATGACGCCACCACCTGGTCGTCGGTGTTCCAGCAGGGTCTCGGCATCGTCGCCGACCACTGGGGTCTCGACCGGTGA
- a CDS encoding bifunctional lysylphosphatidylglycerol flippase/synthetase MprF: MTAAPGGRVAHEVVRERRPAVTRVLRLARRMLRLARSIPVAWVVTALVVAASVTRLALKPGRARGGIDAFVATGYDAVFVHHDWASTLTSVFFVRALPALPVIAIVVLVGVGWAERRFGHLRTIVAFVVVTVVGILLGLGVQALGLGLDLYAAEVTRTYRTVDPVIAVVGVVMAASAFAGPLLRRRVRVVLFLAVLVFVLYSGHPSDLYRLFAAIVGLVLGMLMHRAATGRASAGAPGVVPRATRRETRTLLAAVVAVTALGPLVSIVSPSGPGILNPLGVLFRDPLRDYAAAAVRCETATLTKHCAEVVALSRLDGPGAVLLTLLPLLALLIAAWGIQRGHRVALWLAIGVNVVSAVLAAVYFGFIPLVASDSRSSLPARLAEDHLAFEVVSAAVPLLIAVLLVSSRWLLPARSDGSDGALRFLARVTALFVVVAAVYFVVAALARDQFTPTASLGDLLLDLPERFVPTGFLALEPADILPEGPVAVIATQWVGPLFWIGVVVMAVLGMRPHRPRGGESDDSRVRSLLHTGDGATAADAPSTLSWMATWPGHHYWFSPEGGAVAYRVVNAVAITTGDPIGPRSAHPSTALGFAAYCIEHGWTPVFYSATDAVRRTLREAGWSSLQVAEDTVVSTAGWSLDGKRMQDLRSSINRADREGVHAEWVRFGELGAATRAQITEISEFWVAEKGLPEMGFTLGGVDELTDPEVRLMVAVDAEGSVQGVTSWLPTFQQGEVTGWTLDFMRRRPDGMNGVMEFLIARTIQQAQLDGVSFVSLSAAPLATSGDDAPGVLSYLSRVLEPVYGFRSLMRFKAKFRPEHRPLHLCCPDPLALPGIGYALGRAYLPTTSTRQAVRALRVR, translated from the coding sequence GTGACCGCGGCACCCGGTGGCCGGGTCGCTCACGAGGTCGTTCGCGAGCGCCGCCCGGCCGTGACCCGAGTGCTGCGCCTGGCCAGACGGATGCTGCGCCTGGCACGCAGCATCCCCGTGGCCTGGGTGGTCACCGCGCTCGTCGTCGCGGCCAGCGTCACCCGTCTGGCGTTGAAGCCCGGGCGGGCCCGCGGCGGCATCGACGCCTTCGTGGCGACCGGCTACGACGCCGTGTTCGTGCACCACGACTGGGCGTCGACGCTCACCTCGGTCTTCTTCGTGCGGGCTCTGCCTGCGCTCCCCGTGATCGCGATCGTCGTGCTCGTCGGTGTGGGCTGGGCCGAGCGGCGCTTCGGTCATCTGCGCACGATCGTCGCCTTCGTCGTGGTGACTGTGGTGGGGATCCTCCTCGGGCTCGGCGTGCAGGCCCTCGGCCTCGGGCTCGACCTCTACGCCGCCGAGGTGACGCGCACCTACCGCACCGTCGACCCCGTGATCGCCGTCGTCGGGGTGGTGATGGCTGCGAGCGCCTTCGCCGGGCCGCTGCTGCGCCGCCGGGTGCGGGTCGTGCTGTTCCTCGCGGTGCTCGTGTTCGTGCTGTACTCCGGGCACCCCTCCGACCTGTACCGGCTGTTCGCGGCCATCGTGGGGCTCGTGCTCGGCATGCTGATGCATCGCGCGGCGACGGGCCGCGCCTCGGCCGGGGCTCCGGGTGTCGTGCCGCGCGCCACCCGCCGCGAGACCCGCACCCTCCTCGCGGCGGTGGTGGCGGTCACCGCGCTGGGGCCGCTGGTGTCGATCGTGTCGCCCTCCGGTCCCGGCATCCTCAACCCGCTGGGGGTGCTGTTCCGCGACCCGCTGCGCGACTATGCGGCTGCCGCGGTGCGCTGCGAGACCGCCACGCTCACGAAGCACTGCGCCGAGGTCGTCGCGCTCTCGCGCCTGGACGGCCCCGGCGCGGTGCTGCTCACGCTGCTGCCGCTGCTGGCCCTGCTCATCGCCGCGTGGGGGATCCAGCGCGGCCACCGGGTCGCCCTGTGGCTCGCCATCGGGGTGAACGTGGTCTCGGCCGTCCTCGCCGCCGTCTACTTCGGGTTCATCCCCCTCGTCGCCTCCGACTCGCGCTCGTCGCTGCCTGCCCGCCTCGCCGAAGACCATCTGGCCTTCGAGGTGGTGAGCGCGGCGGTACCGCTCCTCATCGCCGTGCTCCTGGTGTCGTCGCGGTGGCTGCTCCCCGCCCGCTCCGACGGCAGCGACGGGGCGCTGCGCTTCCTCGCCAGGGTGACCGCCCTGTTCGTCGTCGTGGCCGCTGTCTACTTCGTCGTCGCAGCTCTCGCCCGCGACCAGTTCACACCGACCGCGAGCCTCGGCGACCTGCTGCTCGACCTGCCCGAACGCTTCGTGCCGACCGGGTTCCTCGCCCTCGAGCCGGCCGACATCCTGCCCGAGGGGCCGGTCGCGGTCATCGCCACGCAGTGGGTGGGTCCGCTGTTCTGGATCGGCGTCGTCGTCATGGCCGTGCTCGGCATGCGACCCCACCGACCCCGCGGCGGCGAGAGCGACGACTCGCGCGTGCGGTCGCTGCTCCACACCGGCGACGGCGCGACCGCCGCCGACGCCCCGTCGACCCTCAGCTGGATGGCGACCTGGCCCGGGCACCACTACTGGTTCTCCCCCGAGGGAGGCGCCGTCGCGTACCGGGTGGTGAACGCCGTGGCGATCACGACCGGAGACCCGATCGGGCCGCGCTCCGCGCATCCGTCGACCGCCCTCGGGTTCGCCGCGTACTGCATCGAGCACGGGTGGACGCCGGTGTTCTACTCGGCGACGGATGCGGTGCGCCGCACCCTGCGCGAGGCCGGCTGGTCGTCGCTGCAGGTGGCGGAGGACACGGTGGTGTCGACGGCGGGCTGGTCGCTCGACGGCAAGCGGATGCAAGACCTGCGCAGCTCCATCAACCGGGCCGACCGGGAGGGCGTGCACGCGGAGTGGGTGCGCTTCGGCGAGCTCGGCGCCGCCACCCGCGCCCAGATCACCGAGATCTCGGAGTTCTGGGTGGCGGAGAAGGGCCTGCCCGAGATGGGCTTCACCCTCGGCGGGGTCGACGAGCTGACCGACCCCGAGGTGCGGCTCATGGTGGCCGTCGACGCCGAGGGGAGCGTGCAGGGCGTGACGAGCTGGCTCCCCACCTTCCAGCAGGGCGAGGTGACGGGGTGGACCCTCGACTTCATGCGGCGCAGGCCCGACGGCATGAACGGGGTGATGGAGTTCCTCATCGCCCGCACCATCCAGCAGGCGCAGCTCGACGGGGTCTCGTTCGTGAGTCTGTCGGCGGCGCCGCTGGCCACGAGCGGAGACGACGCCCCCGGCGTGCTGAGCTACCTCAGCCGGGTGCTCGAACCGGTCTACGGGTTCCGGTCGCTCATGCGGTTCAAGGCGAAGTTCCGCCCCGAGCACCGGCCGCTCCACCTCTGCTGCCCCGACCCGCTCGCCCTCCCCGGCATCGGGTACGCGCTCGGGCGGGCGTACCTCCCGACCACCTCGACCCGTCAGGCTGTGCGCGCGCTCCGTGTGCGGTGA
- a CDS encoding aldo/keto reductase family protein, with protein MEFRYLGRSGLKISEITYGNWLTHGSQVENDIATECVRAALSNGITTFDTADAYANTAAEVVLGDALAGERRESLEIFTKVYWPTGPKGPNDSGLSRKHILESIDGSLRRLKTDYVDLYQAHRYDYETPLEETMQAFADVVRQGKALYIGVSEWNAEQLRAGHALARELGVQLISNQPQYSMLWRVIEGEVVPASEELGISQIVWSPVAQGVLTGKYKPGQPVPEGSRATDEKGGADMVKRFLRDDVLEGVQRLTPVADELGLTLAQLAIAWVLANENVASAIIGASRPEQVESNVKAAGVTLPQEALDRIDEALGGLAERDPALTTSPETRP; from the coding sequence ATGGAATTTCGATACCTCGGACGCAGCGGACTCAAGATCTCGGAGATCACCTACGGCAACTGGCTGACGCACGGCTCGCAAGTCGAGAACGACATCGCGACGGAATGCGTGCGGGCAGCGCTCTCGAACGGCATCACCACCTTCGACACAGCCGACGCCTACGCGAACACGGCGGCCGAGGTGGTGCTCGGCGACGCGCTCGCCGGCGAGCGGCGCGAGTCGCTCGAGATCTTCACGAAGGTCTACTGGCCCACCGGCCCGAAGGGCCCGAACGACTCGGGGCTCTCGCGCAAGCACATCCTCGAGTCGATCGACGGATCGCTGCGCCGGCTGAAGACCGACTACGTCGACCTCTACCAGGCGCACCGCTACGACTACGAGACACCGCTCGAAGAGACCATGCAGGCCTTCGCCGACGTGGTGCGGCAGGGCAAGGCGCTCTACATCGGCGTGAGCGAGTGGAACGCGGAGCAGCTGCGCGCCGGCCACGCGCTCGCCCGCGAGCTCGGGGTGCAGCTCATCTCGAACCAGCCGCAGTACTCGATGCTCTGGCGCGTGATCGAGGGCGAGGTCGTGCCGGCCTCGGAGGAGCTCGGTATCTCGCAGATCGTCTGGTCGCCCGTGGCGCAGGGCGTGCTCACCGGCAAGTACAAGCCCGGTCAGCCAGTGCCCGAGGGCAGCCGCGCCACCGATGAGAAGGGCGGCGCCGACATGGTGAAGCGCTTCCTGCGCGACGACGTGCTCGAAGGGGTGCAGCGGCTCACGCCGGTCGCCGACGAGCTCGGGCTCACGCTCGCGCAGCTCGCCATCGCGTGGGTGCTCGCGAACGAGAACGTCGCCTCGGCGATCATCGGCGCCTCCCGGCCCGAGCAGGTGGAGTCGAACGTGAAGGCCGCGGGCGTGACGCTGCCGCAGGAGGCGCTCGACCGCATCGACGAGGCGCTCGGGGGTCTCGCCGAGCGCGACCCGGCGCTCACGACGTCGCCGGAGACGCGCCCCTGA
- a CDS encoding GNAT family N-acetyltransferase gives MNQSAPDLVLRPLTPADVPGLVLLNRASVPAVNDIDEREMAELLAWASTAVGAVVPTRPDAVLGFVIALPPGLDYASENYRWFSERGGDFSYVDRIVVAEGQRGARLGERLYGAVFEGAREAGAAEVDCEVNVEPPNPGSLRFHGRLGFGEVGRQATKGGSVVVALLSRPL, from the coding sequence GTGAACCAGAGCGCACCCGACCTCGTCCTCCGCCCGCTGACGCCCGCCGACGTGCCGGGGCTGGTGCTCCTCAACCGGGCGAGCGTTCCCGCCGTGAACGACATCGACGAGCGTGAGATGGCCGAACTGCTCGCCTGGGCGTCGACGGCGGTCGGGGCCGTCGTCCCGACCCGTCCGGATGCGGTGCTCGGCTTCGTGATCGCCCTGCCGCCCGGTCTCGACTACGCCAGCGAGAACTACCGCTGGTTCAGCGAACGCGGCGGCGACTTCAGCTATGTCGACCGCATCGTGGTGGCCGAGGGGCAGCGCGGCGCGCGCCTCGGGGAGCGGCTCTACGGGGCGGTCTTCGAGGGTGCCCGCGAAGCGGGTGCGGCCGAGGTGGACTGCGAGGTCAACGTCGAGCCGCCGAACCCGGGTTCGCTGCGCTTTCACGGGCGGCTGGGGTTCGGCGAGGTGGGCCGGCAGGCGACGAAGGGCGGCAGCGTCGTGGTGGCGCTGCTCTCACGCCCGCTGTAG